A stretch of DNA from Sugiyamaella lignohabitans strain CBS 10342 chromosome B, complete sequence:
CGTCAGGAAAAGCTGAAACTTCTGATGCGAAAATTTTTCGAGCAATATGCAGCACGGGAGAAATATTACAAGTCCACTATTCGCGATAAGGATCTCCAGATTCAAATATATCTTATTCGCGCGAAACAAGAAAGGGCATCTGCCGAAACTGAGCGTAAACGAGCACAGGTTTTAAGAGACGAAGTCGCGACATCGGCCGTGTCTTTATCTAAGGCACTTTCTGCTCTGAAGTCATACGTAGAAAGGTTTGCCAAATTAGATACTCTTGTTGAGAAGTTGAGAAAAATGCTTGACGGCTCATTTGATAAGATTACGGAGCTTCAGGGTCTTATTAAAACGGTTTCGAAGGAAAATTTGAGGGCCACGGCCATGATGTCCCGTACAGAAAAGGTTTTGGAAATGACATCAAATATAGCTGATGAAAGAGATTCGCTGAAGGCGAAAGTGGGTACCTTGGAGAACTTATGCAGGTCTTTAGCAAATTCAAAGACCAAGTTACAAAACGACTTATCAGTTCAAAAAGCCCTGGTTCGGGAAATGAGAAGCCAGGCTATCTCAGCAGTTGGCAATGTACCTTCGATATATAATGAGGCTAACGATTCAGATAAACGACAAGTTGATAGGACCGCACAGATCCATGAGGAACTTGAGCGAAACCTTGATTTCATATCCCCAGATGAAGCTGCAAGGAAGTCGGCAGAACACCGCCATTTTTATGATCTGACTAATCAGCTTAGGAAATGGGATGATGCACATCCGACCCAAGAACCAAGATCGTCGACTGCCCTCAAAGCTTTTGGCTTCAAAAGTTTTGATGCGATGGACAATTTTGTTCAGTCTCCAAAGGGCGTATTGGGGACATGTGGTGAAGAATGTCCCCTCCATGGTATAGGTTCAATTTACAGGCCAATGTGGGATGAGTACATTTCCAGGCTGCCTGGCTTTGAGAGAGAGGATGATGACTCTACTGTCGGCTCTTCCTCTGCTGGGAGCTCATCACATACCGGCCACACAAAACGGTTTTTTGGACCAGAGCGACCACCGCATATGCAGAAGACtataaagaagaaactaCCCTCATTTCTCAGTTACAACATCAGCTAGCTTGTGGTCTATATATGtttatatgtatatatcaTTCATAACTATCAGCAAACATTTAACCTTTGTAGTACCTATTTCGCAGAGTGCATGTACACTCTACATAAATGGGACCCTTACAGATTATACCTAGCAGATTAGGCGAGATGCATGCATGGGTCACGTGAATTGAATCAAAGTTTCAATATTCCAATAGCAGTCACAGAACATTTATTTCTTTAATAGGCAATAGACTCAATAATTTTGCATGAACATCCTATATGCACGATCTACGAATCTTCATAGTAGGATACTCTCGAAATTTGTTAGCGTGCGTTCCAACTTTTTGACTCCACTATCATATTCTACAAATAGTCTACAGCAAAGATGGGTAAGTAGACACAATAAATCCATGGAATTCGTTGAAAGAGCAAccgaaaaaaatatattgaatAGATGAATTAAGACTGGATTGGGTATCATGTACTTTCGATGTTAAGATTCGACAAATTTCGCTACAAATTCAATAATACTTCAGTATCAAGACGAAACTCTCGAAGTTCTGCATTTTTCAACAGGCTATGGCTTCTCCCACCGCCCATTTTCGTACTTTATATTTCATCCTAGAATGGTTTTCGAGTTCAAACCGACTAGAGTGACTTCACAAAGATACAAAGATTGAGaaattttttaaaaatttgACCCGACTGATGTAAAACAAGATGGAACGGTTGGTGGATTTATTCAACATCTATTAGTATGATACTTAAGCGAGcattatttcattttctacATATTTATGGCTGTTCTTAAATTTTGGACGATTGATAATTGTATTTGGTTTAGTATACTAACATATTGTAGCCATCGGAAAGAACTACCCCATCATCAAGAATCACTTCAGAAAGCACTGGCAAGAGAGAGTCAAGACTCACTTCGACCAAGCCGGTAAGAAGGCCAGCAGACGTGTCGCTCGTGTCAAGCGTGCCGCTCAAATTGCTCCTCGTCCTTTGGACCTTTTGAGACCTGTTGTCCGCGCTCCTACTGTCAGATACAACCGCAAGGTCCGTGCTGGTAGAGGTTTCACCCTTGAGGAGTTGAAGGCTGCTGGTATCCCCCGCAAGGTCGCCCGTACCGTTGGTATCGCTGTTGACCACAGACGTCAAAACAGATCTGTTGAGGGTTTCGAGACCAATGTCAACAGACTCAAGGAATACAAGGCTAAGTTGATTGTTTTCCCCAGAAAGGCTGGTAAGCCCAAGTCTGGTGATGCTTCTGCTGAAGAGATCGCCGCTGCCAAGCAACAATTgtctgttgctgctgctttccCCATCGCTCAAACCACTACTGTTCTTTCTGAGCGTGCTAttactgaagaagataagAATGTTGAGGCTTACAAGACTCTCCGTATTGCCCGTTCTAATGCCAAATACGCTGGTATCCGTGAGAAGAGAGCCAAGGACAAGGCTGAggctgaagctgaaaagaagaaataaacgTCGACAAATTACATAAAGTAAATTATATGTTTTCTGTATATgttgtttttattattaaccCCCTCTTGTCATTTTctaaaaaagcaaaaagtTTCTAATTATCTAAGTTTATTTCGACTAACAATCTGGGCTCGGTTCTAGATTTTGCAGTCTCAAGAATAGTTTCCTCGGGATGTCCAGTTGACATCACTTGGCAAGAATAAGAGTCGCactataaataataaaaaaatatactACAGGTTCACATTAGTGTTTGCGTAGCTACCGGTTGAAGACAACAAACAAGCTGCGTTTCTAATAACCTCGACTTGAAAAGGTTGGAGAGGAAACGACTCCCCATCAATGCTTAGGTACCCATCTTGGATTTTTGGAATCAGGCGGTATGCTTCAATCTTGGCATATTGTACGTCATTGCTATGAACATGATGACCTTTCTCTATTTTTAATAACAAGTCAATGGCAGTTAGTCTACCAATGGTTGAGTCCCAGGTGACCAAGTCCAGAGTACCGTCGTTCGGTAAACTGGCTGGGAATACCAAAGCATCACTGGCCATCCAGGGCATCTTTCCAACATAGAAAAATCCAAGCTTGTTTCTTGTCAATGTCTGCCAGTCGGATGGTACTGGATCATTGATAGAACCATACTGAAGGGACTTTTTGAATAGAGATCCTGACTCTCTATATTCTGATTGGCTTCCCTCTTGAATGTTCTGTTGTGATGACGATTGGTATGACCGGTTAAAATGTTCGGAGACTGCCTTCTTTGTCTCATGGGCATACTTAACATGCAGTTCACATGGATAAGTGGCCTCAGATAACGCTCTCATCAGAGCACCAATGGCAAATCTAGTACCACCCATCCATCTCAAAGACTCTGTTCCcaaatcagcatcagcaactAATCCATAAGTTTGACTCAAGAATGATACTGCTCTCTGATTTCCCTGGGTCATGCACATCAAATCGATAGGCATCGGCATACCTTTGACAATGTTCAGAGCAGCTATGCTTGGAGATGCAGTTCCATTCAATGACATGGCCATTGAGTTTCCCGAGCCACATGGAAACTGGCAAATAGATACCTCGGCTAATGCCCTGTGAGAATCGGATCTTTTGGCAAATCCATTGATGACCTCGTGTGGAATGCCATCACCGGAACAGCATACGATAGCGTCATACATATCAATATCCAGTTCTTCCGCAATTTGTGCTGCGTGATAATGATGGGTAGTTGTTATCACCGTGGTTTTACAATGGGCGGCAGCAAATATCGGAGCACCGTACTTCTTATAAATAGATTTGGCTTTTCCTTGGCCACCATGAGGGTTAATAAGGACTAGCAGCTTTTTCTCCGCTTTGATACCCTTGTAAGCTTCAGCCATAATATGTTCAATAGGATCTAATCGTTTACCTGTTGTACGAGCACCAGGGTCATTTCCATTTTGATTTAAGACGAACCCCAAATCAGCATCGTCTACCTGGTTACTTGATAACAGCTCGTCACTTTCAGATTGCAGACCATCGTTGCTTCTCGCAATTTGGATATTAACGGACTCCAATTTAATCTTTTCATGAGAGTCCACCCGAGCGTATACGAGCTGAAGCACATCTGGAGGGGGGTGTCCAGGTGCTGACACGTTCTCTAGTCGATTGGCCCAGATTATCTTTTCAAATGGAATCAAATTCGCCTTTTGAGTTGACTGTCTGCTAGAATCAGGAAAACATATGTTTCGGGCTTTCCACTGTTAGAACTTTCTTAATATAGTTTCACTATCAATACGGTTATTTTCGTATATTCTCCTTGAAATACGTACCACTTTTTTTTCGCTTTATAACTCTTTCTATTGTCACACCAGTCTGTGTAATGCTAGCCTTTAAAGGCTGTTCACCTGGCGACACATGGGAGTCCATTGGCGAGATAAGGGAGCAGTAAAAACTAGGAATAAAGCACTGACGGGAGTGTTATTTCACCAGTGACTCGGTCTAGGTGGATGGTATGGCCTTGGTCTAACTGTCTGCTTTGGTCAGAGAAAGAGCACTGAGTATGTGCCGCTGCGGATAATAACTAACCCTTACTAGCAGATAGATGGGTGCGTCGGGGCGCGTAAGAACCGAGAGCCCCTATCTGTTGTCGAATGGGGCTGGGGTTATCAATAGAGCTATAGAGTTTACTACCACCTGAATTCGAATATTAGTGAACGGGTACTTAgttaaataaaaacaaatattaataaatatagatATGTTACATTGGCGACCATTCTTCCAAACCAGGGCCGTAATTATTTCAGCAATTTCTATAGCTGAAGGGTGCTGTCCTCAGGCTTGTGGTTCAATCGGTATGACACGGACGAAACATACAAGTCCTGTGTCGAGTTTAGGTCATGCTTGAGAATGAAAACAGCTGAGAAACCAAATAGATTCTTCCCACGCTCCGTACCGAACTTGACTTTGCCTGTAGTATTGAGGATCATATTGAAATGTTGGTCACCTACAGCTCCACCCGGCAATGGGTGAACATTGAAATCAGTTACATCATGCTGTGTATCTGGCATTGTCGCATACATTTGAAGGAAAGCATCTCTTCCTCCGATAGGGTTACCATTCCATACAATAGCAGTCTCCGGCCGTAGAAATTGCGGTAGGTTTTGTCTGTATGAATCCAGTGCCTTGAAAAACTGTGCATAAAAACTTTGGGAttcttttatttgttaGTTGTTGCAATTTACAATTGTTATTGTTCCTTTCATGTTGTAGACCTGATTTCTGCCTAACAATAACTCTAATCAATGACAACTCATCAGAAGTCGACGAATTCTTAAATTCTAGATGATCGCGAAGCCTGCGCTTCTATTAAGCGTCGACTTACCTCGGATAGTGGCATTCACTATTCTGGCCATCTCTGGATTGTGTTTTTGTGACTGCCGTATCGTTAGTAAAGCTGTTCATGTCTCGTTGGATTTAGATATACTTACactcattttttttgtcgtTTTTGTGGCTACTCTGTTGGCAGATAAGCCACCACCAAGTAGTGaatatttgatatttggTAACCTATTCCGAATTCACCCTTGCCCTGTAGATTATCTtcagaaataataaaaaaggCAGGGCTGATGTTAGTCTAACACTAAAGTTAAGCGACAATCTAAAGAGACTTGTAACAGTCTCTTATAGTCATAAACAACGAGTGtgcaaaaaaagaagcacCCGAAGTGGGAGTCGAACCCACAATCTTCAGATTCCAGCTATGTTCATGCGAACAACTTAGAAGTCTAACGCGTTAACCAATTGCGCTATCCGGGCTTGGTTGAAAAA
This window harbors:
- the LCB4 gene encoding sphinganine kinase LCB4 (Sphingoid long-chain base kinase; responsible for synthesis of long-chain base phosphates, which function as signaling molecules, regulates synthesis of ceramide from exogenous long-chain bases, localizes to the Golgi and late endosomes; LCB4 has a paralog, LCB5, that arose from the whole genome duplication; GO_component: GO:0005794 - Golgi apparatus [Evidence IEA]; GO_component: GO:0005794 - Golgi apparatus [Evidence IDA] [PMID 12459470]; GO_component: GO:0000139 - Golgi membrane [Evidence IEA]; GO_component: GO:0032541 - cortical endoplasmic reticulum [Evidence IDA] [PMID 17686782]; GO_component: GO:0005783 - endoplasmic reticulum [Evidence IEA]; GO_component: GO:0005783 - endoplasmic reticulum [Evidence IDA] [PMID 12493772]; GO_component: GO:0005783 - endoplasmic reticulum [Evidence IDA] [PMID 16141212]; GO_component: GO:0005789 - endoplasmic reticulum membrane [Evidence IEA]; GO_component: GO:0005768 - endosome [Evidence IEA]; GO_component: GO:0031902 - late endosome membrane [Evidence IEA]; GO_component: GO:0016020 - membrane [Evidence IEA]; GO_component: GO:0005886 - plasma membrane [Evidence IEA,IEA]; GO_component: GO:0005886 - plasma membrane [Evidence IDA] [PMID 16141212]; GO_function: GO:0005524 - ATP binding [Evidence IEA]; GO_function: GO:0017050 - D-erythro-sphingosine kinase activity [Evidence IDA] [PMID 9677363]; GO_function: GO:0003951 - NAD+ kinase activity [Evidence IEA]; GO_function: GO:0004143 - diacylglycerol kinase activity [Evidence IEA]; GO_function: GO:0016301 - kinase activity [Evidence IEA]; GO_function: GO:0000166 - nucleotide binding [Evidence IEA]; GO_function: GO:0008481 - sphinganine kinase activity [Evidence IEA]; GO_function: GO:0016740 - transferase activity [Evidence IEA]; GO_process: GO:0019722 - calcium-mediated signaling [Evidence IMP] [PMID 11278643]; GO_process: GO:0006629 - lipid metabolic process [Evidence IEA]; GO_process: GO:0046834 - lipid phosphorylation [Evidence IEA]; GO_process: GO:0008152 - metabolic process [Evidence IEA]; GO_process: GO:0016310 - phosphorylation [Evidence IEA]; GO_process: GO:0007205 - protein kinase C-activating G-protein coupled receptor signaling pathway [Evidence IEA]; GO_process: GO:0006665 - sphingolipid metabolic process [Evidence IEA]; GO_process: GO:0006665 - sphingolipid metabolic process [Evidence IDA] [PMID 9677363]), whose translation is MAEAYKGIKAEKKLLVLINPHGGQGKAKSIYKKYGAPIFAAAHCKTTVITTTHHYHAAQIAEELDIDMYDAIVCCSGDGIPHEVINGFAKRSDSHRALAEVSICQFPCGSGNSMAMSLNGTASPSIAALNIVKGMPMPIDLMCMTQGNQRAVSFLSQTYGLVADADLGTESLRWMGGTRFAIGALMRALSEATYPCELHVKYAHETKKAVSEHFNRSYQSSSQQNIQEGSQSEYRESGSLFKKSLQYGSINDPVPSDWQTLTRNKLGFFYVGKMPWMASDALVFPASLPNDGTLDLVTWDSTIGRLTAIDLLLKIEKGHHVHSNDVQYAKIEAYRLIPKIQDGYLSIDGESFPLQPFQVEVIRNAACLLSSTGSYANTNVNL
- the RPL13A gene encoding ribosomal 60S subunit protein L13A (Ribosomal 60S subunit protein L13A; not essential for viability; homologous to mammalian ribosomal protein L13, no bacterial homolog; RPL13A has a paralog, RPL13B, that arose from the whole genome duplication; GO_component: GO:0005737 - cytoplasm [Evidence IEA,IEA]; GO_component: GO:0022625 - cytosolic large ribosomal subunit [Evidence IDA] [PMID 11983894]; GO_component: GO:0005622 - intracellular [Evidence IEA]; GO_component: GO:0030529 - ribonucleoprotein complex [Evidence IEA]; GO_component: GO:0005840 - ribosome [Evidence IEA,IEA]; GO_function: GO:0003735 - structural constituent of ribosome [Evidence IEA]; GO_function: GO:0003735 - structural constituent of ribosome [Evidence IC] [PMID 11983894]; GO_process: GO:0002181 - cytoplasmic translation [Evidence IC] [PMID 11983894]; GO_process: GO:0006412 - translation [Evidence IEA]), yielding MAIGKNYPIIKNHFRKHWQERVKTHFDQAGKKASRRVARVKRAAQIAPRPLDLLRPVVRAPTVRYNRKVRAGRGFTLEELKAAGIPRKVARTVGIAVDHRRQNRSVEGFETNVNRLKEYKAKLIVFPRKAGKPKSGDASAEEIAAAKQQLSVAAAFPIAQTTTVLSERAITEEDKNVEAYKTLRIARSNAKYAGIREKRAKDKAEAEAEKKK